The following are from one region of the Stigmatella ashevillena genome:
- a CDS encoding STAS/SEC14 domain-containing protein, giving the protein MKFVLKGPLEHAEMLAIRARLEALRNLQGPLYLLGDVRQSTGYSLEARQAIGAETGRVLYAAVAFFGASFNMRTVSSMILRANSILGRSTGTQAVFKDTEEEARAWLAEQRANPEPAA; this is encoded by the coding sequence GTGAAATTCGTCTTGAAGGGCCCTCTGGAGCACGCGGAGATGCTCGCGATACGCGCCCGGCTGGAAGCGCTGCGCAACCTCCAGGGTCCCCTCTACCTGCTGGGGGACGTGCGCCAGAGCACCGGCTACTCGCTGGAGGCACGCCAGGCGATCGGCGCCGAGACAGGCCGGGTCCTCTACGCGGCCGTGGCCTTCTTCGGCGCCAGCTTCAACATGAGGACCGTCTCCAGCATGATCCTCCGCGCCAATTCGATCCTCGGCCGCTCGACGGGCACGCAAGCCGTCTTCAAGGACACGGAGGAAGAGGCTCGGGCTTGGCTTGCCGAGCAGCGGGCGAACCCAGAGCCTGCGGCCTGA
- a CDS encoding STAS/SEC14 domain-containing protein, giving the protein MEWRFGPHTLSFEEPDLVRVTFHGQMDVKEQQEMYAFVEEIRARQKDLYLLGDLRLGTGFSPRARRSMGENADPVQYRAMAFFGASFTVRTIFNMLGRAQFLMGRKTASMAFTETEQEARQWLAQQRALHVHSS; this is encoded by the coding sequence ATGGAATGGCGTTTCGGGCCACACACGCTCTCGTTCGAAGAACCGGACCTCGTCAGGGTCACCTTCCATGGCCAGATGGACGTGAAGGAGCAGCAGGAGATGTACGCCTTCGTGGAGGAGATCCGGGCGCGCCAAAAAGACCTCTACCTGCTGGGCGACCTGCGCCTGGGCACGGGCTTCTCACCTCGAGCGCGCCGGAGCATGGGCGAGAACGCCGACCCCGTTCAGTACAGGGCCATGGCGTTCTTTGGCGCCAGCTTCACCGTCAGAACGATCTTCAACATGCTCGGCCGGGCTCAATTCCTCATGGGCCGCAAGACGGCGAGCATGGCCTTCACGGAAACAGAACAAGAAGCCCGGCAGTGGCTCGCCCAGCAACGGGCACTCCATGTCCACTCCTCCTGA
- a CDS encoding STAS domain-containing protein, which translates to MTVSTLLPPTKPLTISPERISRIIDVLSMISVGHFDPHITTLAIQDQDDFAVLEETLNIFVRELATTRQENDETLARLAASNRDLEEKLTTIERQRMAIRDLSTPIIELWEDILTLPIVGVVDTQRSVEMTERLLHRIVQGKARCVIIDITGVEVVDTMTANHFIKMVKAARLLGAYCVVTGISPMIAQTLVQIGVDLSEIKTLSSLKEGLRECFLYLRKRLGTAPASR; encoded by the coding sequence ATGACCGTCTCCACGCTCCTTCCCCCAACCAAACCCCTCACCATCAGCCCCGAGCGCATCAGCCGCATCATCGATGTGTTGTCGATGATCTCCGTGGGCCACTTTGATCCGCACATCACCACGCTCGCCATTCAGGACCAGGATGACTTCGCCGTCCTGGAGGAGACGCTCAACATCTTCGTGCGCGAGCTGGCCACCACGCGCCAGGAGAATGACGAGACGCTGGCCCGCCTGGCCGCCAGCAACCGGGATCTGGAGGAAAAGCTCACCACCATCGAGCGGCAGCGCATGGCCATCCGGGATCTGTCCACGCCCATCATCGAATTGTGGGAGGACATCCTCACGCTGCCCATCGTTGGCGTGGTGGACACGCAGCGCTCGGTGGAGATGACCGAGCGGCTGCTCCACCGCATCGTCCAGGGCAAGGCCCGCTGCGTCATCATCGACATCACCGGCGTGGAGGTGGTGGACACCATGACGGCCAATCACTTCATCAAGATGGTGAAGGCCGCACGGCTCTTGGGCGCGTACTGCGTGGTGACAGGCATCAGCCCGATGATCGCCCAGACGCTGGTCCAGATCGGGGTGGACCTGAGCGAAATCAAGACGCTCAGCAGCCTGAAAGAGGGATTGCGCGAGTGCTTCCTCTACCTGCGCAAGCGCCTGGGCACGGCCCCTGCCTCCCGGTAA
- a CDS encoding STAS domain-containing protein, giving the protein MNPIDDKRPPRPTRETSRIPIIPLWGQLIVPLQGDITDAQAAQLCSDVLLDIQRTGARGMVVDISGLWLVDSHLCAVLARLANSARLMGTRTVLSGMGADVALTLQSMGIQLEGVETALGLEEGLDLLGIQVVGPAIMNSEREAIQRLADEMLGLPAAPSSPKPLP; this is encoded by the coding sequence ATGAATCCCATCGATGACAAGAGACCCCCGCGGCCCACGCGTGAGACGTCACGCATTCCCATCATCCCACTCTGGGGACAGCTGATCGTCCCCCTGCAAGGCGACATCACCGACGCCCAGGCGGCGCAGCTGTGCTCGGACGTGTTGCTCGACATCCAGCGCACCGGCGCGCGGGGCATGGTGGTGGACATCTCCGGCCTCTGGCTGGTGGACAGCCACCTGTGCGCGGTGCTGGCGCGGCTGGCCAACTCGGCCCGGCTCATGGGCACGCGCACGGTGCTCTCCGGCATGGGGGCGGATGTCGCCCTGACCCTTCAGAGCATGGGCATCCAGCTCGAAGGCGTGGAGACGGCGCTGGGCCTCGAAGAGGGGCTGGACCTGCTGGGCATCCAGGTCGTGGGCCCTGCCATCATGAACTCCGAGCGAGAGGCCATCCAGCGCCTGGCGGACGAGATGCTCGGGCTGCCTGCCGCCCCCTCCTCCCCCAAACCACTTCCTTGA
- a CDS encoding SpoIIE family protein phosphatase, giving the protein MRLSTTHRTRPREGEQVNGDAVLVRSEQGYTLLAVVDALGHGPVAADVAGKALRSLAQAPLPSSVEALVNVLHGALKGGRGAAAMLALFDGRFLHCGGVGNVDLRTLGTRVPVFPTPGILGQPCRKVHPLEATLAPGDRLIFFTDGLSSRLDPLTTQGLSPEAACVLLMERYGRSTDDATVLVADVEGE; this is encoded by the coding sequence ATGAGGCTTTCCACTACCCACCGCACGCGCCCCCGCGAGGGCGAGCAGGTCAACGGAGACGCGGTGCTGGTGCGCAGCGAGCAGGGGTACACGCTGCTGGCCGTCGTGGACGCCCTGGGCCACGGCCCAGTGGCCGCGGACGTGGCGGGCAAAGCCCTCCGCAGTCTGGCGCAGGCACCGCTGCCCTCCAGCGTGGAGGCCCTGGTGAACGTGCTGCATGGGGCGCTCAAGGGCGGACGCGGCGCGGCGGCCATGCTGGCCTTGTTCGATGGACGCTTCCTGCACTGTGGCGGCGTGGGGAACGTGGACCTGCGCACCCTGGGCACGCGGGTGCCGGTGTTTCCCACCCCCGGCATCCTGGGCCAGCCGTGCCGGAAGGTGCACCCGCTGGAGGCCACACTGGCGCCTGGCGACCGGCTGATCTTCTTCACCGACGGCTTGAGCTCTCGGCTGGACCCCCTCACCACCCAGGGGCTCTCCCCGGAGGCGGCATGTGTGCTGTTGATGGAGCGTTATGGACGCAGCACGGATGACGCCACCGTGCTAGTGGCCGACGTCGAGGGCGAATGA
- a CDS encoding ATP-binding protein, whose translation MSPDELHSRLLCVLQGFMSETAARLVLRGTMEPLKLSVTTLSVMDLPRLIEALEPASRHFMHPAQRPRLTLELKELLNMPFRGLPPRTPTPPPASSTASPSFASQAVPRAGRPAVLNIHTEADASTARFTARALCEELGGKGFECQKVATAVSELARNQLAYAGGGTIQLHPERTPRRLIRVLAQDQGQGIADVSLVLSGAYRSKTGLGLGLLGVKRLADRFEVRTGPTGTQVEFEVWL comes from the coding sequence GTGAGCCCGGACGAACTGCACAGCCGGCTGCTGTGTGTCCTGCAGGGCTTCATGTCGGAGACCGCGGCCCGGCTCGTTCTCCGCGGCACGATGGAGCCCCTGAAGCTCTCGGTGACGACGCTCTCCGTGATGGATCTGCCGCGCCTCATCGAGGCGCTGGAGCCCGCTTCCCGGCACTTCATGCACCCGGCGCAGCGCCCCCGGCTCACCCTGGAGCTCAAGGAGCTGCTGAACATGCCCTTCCGCGGGCTCCCGCCCCGCACCCCCACCCCACCCCCGGCCTCCTCCACCGCCTCGCCCTCCTTCGCATCCCAGGCGGTACCGCGGGCCGGACGCCCGGCGGTGCTCAACATCCACACCGAGGCGGACGCCAGCACCGCGCGGTTCACCGCACGCGCCCTGTGCGAGGAGCTGGGCGGCAAGGGCTTCGAATGCCAGAAAGTGGCCACGGCCGTGAGCGAGCTGGCGCGCAACCAGCTCGCCTATGCCGGCGGGGGCACCATCCAGCTGCACCCCGAGCGCACGCCCCGGCGCCTGATCCGCGTGTTGGCCCAGGACCAGGGCCAGGGCATCGCGGACGTGTCGCTGGTGCTCTCGGGCGCCTACCGCAGCAAGACGGGCCTGGGGCTGGGCCTGCTGGGGGTGAAACGGCTGGCGGACCGCTTCGAGGTCCGCACGGGCCCCACGGGCACGCAGGTGGAATTCGAGGTGTGGCTATGA
- a CDS encoding ATP-binding protein → MLLPTDPARLCVPIRLRSDTAVAAAMGRHFARGAGLAMSASAEVALVVSELASNLVRHAGDGGTVELWLEADWLIIRAQDRGPGMPQPEQLFAGREGRLGPLPGESLGEGGPAIRRLTDAVHASNREGGGLEVVARKRRSAGFRKDWP, encoded by the coding sequence TTGCTCCTTCCCACAGACCCGGCCCGGCTGTGTGTCCCCATCCGGCTCAGATCGGACACGGCGGTCGCAGCCGCGATGGGGCGCCATTTCGCCCGGGGGGCGGGCCTGGCGATGAGCGCGAGCGCGGAAGTCGCCCTGGTGGTGAGTGAGCTGGCCAGCAACCTGGTGCGCCACGCGGGCGACGGCGGCACCGTGGAGCTGTGGCTGGAAGCCGACTGGCTGATCATTCGCGCGCAGGACCGGGGGCCGGGGATGCCTCAACCCGAACAGCTCTTCGCGGGCCGAGAAGGGCGACTGGGCCCCCTGCCCGGCGAGAGCCTGGGGGAAGGCGGCCCGGCGATCCGGCGGCTGACGGATGCCGTCCATGCCAGCAACCGCGAAGGGGGCGGCCTCGAAGTCGTGGCTCGCAAGCGCCGGAGTGCCGGGTTCCGGAAGGATTGGCCGTGA
- a CDS encoding tetratricopeptide repeat protein: protein MTRAGVLVLQLLTATPVPAAGAPPEAPAVAAEAAAPSLPPEAEALYKLGTAFLAQGQPKRAVTPLTKLVDKAPDVVPARLALARALRLSGDTEKARALLDTSIAAFPEEPTLRSERGLLARVLDETDVAITQYSVAAELSPNDAELRFNLGETLQRAARVDDAIEAYREALKLDEGLIVARVNLGKALAEKGRLAEAKETLLKAIERAPSDAEARYNLGVLRMRENDLAGAMGEYRKALELQPRHAPAHNNLGVAHDELGQHAQAVEAFKKAISAEPKYAEAHFNLGLAYFRLGDNARATKAFEKALLLEPRRSSGPYTQLGHLYLAQGKKDRAVEAFKRALAASGDDGLKTTEAHQGLARAYLAQGRVEDAVVTLKTAVEDFPKDVGARAAYGDALKAKGDLDGAIAQYEQSVALSPTPEARLALAEAYALKRVGAKSQPLYEELLKEDASHRAAKLGLADLYLAMGRYVEVEALLKPREGEEPDTAALARLGIMHSRLQRPDKALALLEQVAEKDPAQLDARAELGQLYLRGGDKDKAVRLLGDVLATEPRHPLALLYLGQALYALGKTKQSEKSFQAAAQVDPNSAEPHNALGQLLEASGRLDEAKKEYAKAVELQSNHTDAQAALKRLGSAAAAAPTP, encoded by the coding sequence ATGACTCGAGCCGGTGTCCTCGTCCTCCAACTGCTGACCGCCACCCCCGTGCCCGCCGCGGGCGCGCCCCCCGAGGCGCCTGCCGTGGCCGCGGAAGCCGCGGCCCCCTCGCTGCCCCCCGAAGCGGAGGCGCTGTATAAGCTGGGCACGGCCTTCCTGGCCCAGGGGCAGCCCAAGCGGGCGGTGACGCCCTTGACGAAGCTGGTGGACAAGGCGCCCGACGTGGTGCCCGCGCGGCTGGCGCTGGCCCGCGCGCTGCGGCTGTCCGGGGACACGGAGAAGGCGCGCGCGCTGCTGGACACCTCCATCGCGGCCTTCCCCGAGGAGCCCACGCTGCGCTCCGAGCGCGGCCTGCTGGCGCGGGTGCTGGATGAGACGGACGTGGCCATCACCCAGTACTCGGTGGCCGCGGAGCTGTCCCCCAACGACGCGGAGCTGCGCTTCAACCTGGGGGAGACACTCCAGCGCGCCGCCCGGGTGGACGACGCCATCGAGGCCTACCGGGAGGCGCTCAAGCTGGACGAGGGGCTCATCGTGGCCCGGGTGAACCTGGGCAAGGCCCTGGCGGAGAAGGGGCGCCTGGCGGAGGCCAAGGAGACGCTGCTCAAGGCCATCGAGCGGGCACCCTCGGACGCGGAGGCCCGCTACAACCTGGGCGTGCTGCGCATGCGGGAGAACGACCTGGCGGGCGCCATGGGCGAGTACCGCAAGGCCCTGGAGCTCCAGCCCCGCCACGCGCCGGCGCACAACAACCTGGGCGTGGCGCACGACGAACTGGGACAGCATGCCCAGGCTGTGGAGGCCTTCAAGAAGGCCATCTCCGCGGAGCCGAAGTACGCGGAGGCGCACTTCAACCTGGGGCTGGCGTACTTCCGCCTGGGCGACAACGCCCGGGCCACGAAGGCCTTCGAGAAGGCGCTGCTGCTGGAGCCGCGCCGCTCCAGCGGGCCGTACACCCAACTGGGCCACCTCTACCTGGCCCAGGGCAAGAAGGACCGGGCGGTGGAGGCCTTCAAGCGGGCACTCGCGGCCAGCGGGGATGACGGCCTGAAGACGACGGAGGCCCACCAGGGCCTGGCCCGGGCCTACCTCGCCCAGGGCCGCGTGGAGGACGCGGTGGTCACGCTGAAGACGGCGGTGGAGGACTTTCCCAAGGACGTGGGCGCGCGTGCGGCCTACGGCGACGCGCTGAAGGCCAAGGGAGACCTGGACGGCGCCATCGCCCAGTACGAGCAGAGCGTGGCGCTGTCCCCCACCCCCGAGGCGCGCCTGGCGCTCGCGGAGGCCTATGCGCTCAAGCGCGTGGGCGCCAAGTCCCAGCCCCTCTACGAAGAGCTGCTGAAGGAAGACGCGAGCCACCGGGCGGCGAAGCTGGGGCTGGCGGACCTGTACCTGGCCATGGGGCGCTACGTGGAGGTGGAAGCGCTGCTCAAGCCCCGCGAGGGCGAGGAGCCGGACACGGCGGCCCTGGCGCGGCTGGGCATCATGCACTCACGCCTCCAGCGGCCGGACAAGGCCTTGGCGCTGCTGGAGCAGGTGGCCGAGAAGGACCCGGCGCAGCTCGACGCGCGGGCGGAGCTGGGCCAGCTGTACCTGCGTGGCGGGGACAAGGACAAGGCGGTGCGCCTGCTCGGAGATGTGCTGGCCACGGAGCCCCGGCACCCGCTGGCGCTGCTGTACCTGGGCCAGGCCCTCTACGCGCTGGGCAAGACGAAGCAATCGGAGAAGTCCTTCCAGGCCGCGGCCCAGGTGGATCCGAACTCCGCCGAGCCGCACAACGCGCTCGGCCAGCTCCTGGAAGCCTCGGGGCGCCTCGACGAGGCCAAGAAGGAGTACGCCAAGGCCGTCGAGCTCCAGTCGAACCACACGGACGCGCAGGCCGCCCTCAAGCGGCTGGGCAGCGCCGCAGCCGCTGCCCCCACACCCTGA
- a CDS encoding tetratricopeptide repeat protein has translation MSTTLGGLLAAALLTAAPSGPSRTDRSFNPIVSKAKEREEFIARLKRDIFKVDRSIGETERLIAKSRNAPYLPDLQFRLAELYVEKSRYVYYLQAESRPEGVSGAIVSPETRLMKNKAVQMYYRLLREYPDFHDGDKVTFYLAHEQRELGQFDEMLKTLGELTRKYPSSPLRLEAEQILGDHFFDKADLGEAEKHYAAILALPPSPVHDLARYKMGWIRVNQARHADAVVFFEAAAASEPLPGVDAKKALNVKREALLDLVYSYTEARPAKGALNYFEKLSESRATFALALDKLGNRYFIKQQYEYAIPALRKLMEIQFDPELDLERGQKLYDAIKASKGKVLPEPTDIHFLVRSAVQSKTDPELPEAERKKHLAELEEMARDLSTQLHLAAQKKDDKALYVVAAEAYREYLSLFRPEQYVRPIMENRAEALFASGSFPEAARQYEELARYEDKAKQKNEKAVGEAMYAALLSHFSTLKPEEAQKRNAFEVADARQALKLLGSNYITRFPQSPNVMEVRFNIARAYYEDGDYPKAAELFTAFALAHPNHKDAPAAGNLALDSLRQVNDFKGMEETGKKFIGTALPAKFQEDVRKILAQSRAEALDELALQSAQETGDVIQGLTKVAEENKNTEIGEKALYGAFTAAREKRDLGSERELAAKLLADYPKSQYLSDVLLTLGRHSAEAAAFDEAAEWFEKVGQKLGADVTGVDGWLNAARLRLALGEYKEAARNLEAASEVAGSRKAEVLVMLAETRLKQKDTARAKQSAELALALDKTSTGAAAVLAEVQATTAPKEPPDKLISTLTTAVQGPNGQTEEAAKGLWYLGEILYRGYKDLPADNVEEKVASLQGMEGIYTQAASLGYPEWAVASLWKLGLAYGHLADVVDATPPPSGMSAAEAKTFQAAVKEQVAPLRTRAEDAFKACLSRADQLEVFSAAVVGCRSRSEAAALPVPTSGAPGRSAAVEELRKKAEATLSAEALEALGMAYLENHQYPLAQLTFGRVTELQDTRAGAHNALGWALLNQGDAMSAREAYAKALEADPTYGKARLNLAALRCRFGDMQGARRELSVLKDVASLNGPDVDTGWKACK, from the coding sequence ATGAGCACCACCCTCGGTGGCCTGCTCGCCGCGGCGCTGCTCACCGCCGCCCCCTCGGGCCCTTCCCGCACGGACCGCTCCTTCAACCCCATCGTCTCCAAGGCGAAGGAGCGCGAGGAGTTCATCGCCCGGCTCAAGCGCGACATCTTCAAGGTGGACCGCTCCATCGGCGAGACGGAGCGCCTCATCGCCAAGAGCCGCAACGCCCCGTACCTGCCGGACCTCCAGTTCCGCCTGGCCGAGCTGTACGTGGAGAAGAGCCGCTACGTGTACTACCTCCAGGCCGAGTCCCGGCCGGAGGGGGTCAGCGGCGCCATCGTCTCCCCGGAGACGCGGCTGATGAAGAACAAGGCGGTGCAGATGTACTACCGCCTGCTGCGCGAGTACCCGGACTTCCACGACGGGGACAAGGTGACGTTCTACCTGGCGCACGAGCAGCGCGAGCTGGGCCAGTTCGACGAGATGCTCAAGACGCTGGGCGAGCTGACGCGCAAGTACCCCTCCAGCCCCCTGCGCTTGGAGGCCGAGCAGATCCTCGGCGACCACTTCTTCGACAAGGCGGACCTGGGCGAGGCGGAGAAGCACTACGCGGCCATCCTCGCCCTGCCCCCCTCGCCGGTGCATGACCTGGCCCGCTACAAGATGGGCTGGATCCGCGTGAACCAGGCCCGGCACGCCGACGCCGTCGTCTTCTTCGAGGCGGCCGCCGCCAGCGAGCCCCTGCCCGGCGTGGACGCCAAGAAGGCGCTCAACGTGAAGCGCGAGGCGCTGTTGGACCTCGTCTACAGCTACACCGAGGCCCGCCCGGCCAAGGGCGCGCTCAACTACTTCGAGAAGCTCAGCGAGAGCCGCGCCACCTTCGCGCTCGCCCTGGACAAGCTGGGCAACCGCTACTTCATCAAGCAGCAGTACGAGTACGCCATCCCCGCGCTGCGCAAGCTGATGGAGATCCAGTTCGATCCGGAGCTGGACCTGGAGCGCGGCCAGAAGCTGTACGACGCGATCAAGGCCTCCAAGGGCAAGGTGCTGCCGGAGCCCACGGACATCCACTTCCTGGTGCGCTCGGCGGTGCAGAGCAAGACGGACCCGGAGCTGCCCGAGGCCGAGCGCAAGAAGCACCTCGCGGAGCTGGAGGAGATGGCGCGGGACTTGTCCACCCAGCTCCACCTGGCGGCGCAGAAGAAGGACGACAAGGCGCTGTACGTTGTCGCCGCGGAGGCCTACCGGGAGTACCTGAGCCTGTTCCGGCCGGAGCAGTACGTGCGGCCCATCATGGAGAACCGCGCCGAGGCGCTCTTCGCCTCGGGCTCCTTCCCGGAGGCGGCGCGCCAGTACGAGGAGCTGGCCCGGTACGAGGACAAGGCGAAGCAGAAGAACGAGAAGGCGGTGGGCGAGGCCATGTATGCCGCCCTGCTCTCGCACTTCTCCACGCTCAAGCCCGAGGAGGCGCAGAAGCGCAACGCCTTCGAGGTGGCCGATGCGCGCCAGGCCCTCAAGCTGCTGGGCAGCAACTACATCACCCGCTTCCCGCAGAGCCCCAACGTGATGGAGGTGCGCTTCAACATCGCCCGCGCCTACTACGAGGATGGGGACTACCCGAAGGCGGCCGAACTCTTCACCGCCTTCGCCCTGGCGCATCCCAACCACAAGGATGCGCCGGCCGCCGGCAACCTGGCGCTCGACAGCCTGCGGCAGGTCAACGACTTCAAGGGCATGGAGGAGACGGGCAAGAAGTTCATCGGCACCGCGCTGCCCGCGAAGTTCCAAGAGGACGTGCGGAAGATCCTCGCGCAGAGCCGCGCCGAGGCGCTGGACGAGCTGGCGCTTCAGAGCGCCCAGGAGACAGGCGACGTCATCCAGGGCCTCACCAAGGTGGCCGAGGAGAACAAGAACACGGAGATCGGCGAGAAGGCCCTCTATGGCGCCTTCACCGCCGCGCGCGAGAAGCGAGACTTGGGCAGCGAGCGCGAGCTGGCGGCGAAGCTGCTGGCCGACTACCCCAAGAGCCAGTACCTCTCCGACGTGCTGCTGACGCTCGGCCGCCACTCGGCGGAGGCCGCGGCCTTCGACGAGGCGGCGGAGTGGTTCGAGAAGGTGGGCCAGAAGCTCGGCGCGGACGTGACCGGCGTGGACGGCTGGCTGAACGCCGCGCGGCTCCGCCTGGCGCTGGGCGAGTACAAGGAGGCCGCGCGCAACCTGGAGGCCGCCTCCGAGGTGGCCGGCAGCCGCAAGGCCGAGGTGCTGGTGATGCTGGCCGAGACACGCCTGAAGCAGAAGGACACGGCGCGCGCGAAGCAGTCGGCGGAGCTGGCGCTGGCGCTGGACAAGACGAGCACGGGCGCCGCCGCGGTCCTCGCCGAGGTGCAGGCCACCACCGCGCCCAAGGAGCCCCCCGACAAGCTCATCTCCACCCTCACCACGGCCGTGCAGGGCCCCAACGGGCAGACGGAAGAGGCTGCCAAGGGCCTGTGGTACCTGGGGGAGATCCTCTACCGCGGATACAAGGACCTTCCCGCCGACAACGTGGAGGAGAAGGTGGCCTCGCTCCAGGGCATGGAGGGCATCTACACGCAGGCCGCCTCGCTCGGGTACCCGGAGTGGGCGGTGGCCTCGCTGTGGAAGCTGGGCCTGGCCTATGGACACCTGGCGGACGTGGTGGACGCCACGCCGCCGCCTTCGGGCATGTCGGCGGCGGAGGCCAAAACCTTCCAGGCGGCGGTGAAGGAGCAGGTGGCGCCCCTGCGCACCCGCGCCGAGGATGCCTTCAAGGCGTGCCTGTCCCGCGCCGATCAGCTCGAGGTGTTCAGCGCCGCGGTGGTGGGCTGCCGCTCCCGGAGCGAGGCGGCGGCGCTGCCAGTGCCCACGAGCGGAGCACCGGGGCGCAGCGCCGCGGTGGAGGAGCTGCGCAAGAAGGCCGAAGCCACGCTCTCCGCGGAGGCGCTGGAGGCGCTCGGCATGGCGTACCTGGAGAACCACCAGTACCCCCTGGCCCAGCTCACCTTCGGCCGGGTGACGGAGCTCCAGGACACGCGCGCCGGGGCCCACAATGCGCTGGGCTGGGCGCTGCTCAACCAGGGCGATGCCATGAGCGCGCGCGAGGCCTATGCCAAGGCGCTGGAGGCCGACCCCACCTATGGCAAGGCCCGGCTGAACCTCGCCGCCCTGCGCTGCCGCTTCGGTGACATGCAGGGGGCCAGGCGTGAGCTGTCCGTCCTCAAGGACGTGGCTTCGCTCAACGGCCCGGACGTGGACACCGGCTGGAAGGCGTGCAAGTGA
- a CDS encoding outer membrane beta-barrel domain-containing protein yields the protein MRYALLVLLSLVPGLALAQAEALENPGTVSAVQDRLYRLNHELTLGVGALPADAFYKGYFAALGYTYHFSDSFAWQVGRGAYSYNVETGLRRQLERDFGVAPTSNAFEDEVQWMVGSDVVWSPFYGKTAFLNSRVLHFEAFVLAGATVFKLNRDDGFRPAANIGLGLRLFTSQHISFRLDVTNNVLFAGASRIVNVPTVQLATAFNFGATE from the coding sequence GTGCGATACGCCCTGCTTGTCCTCCTGTCCCTGGTGCCCGGCCTCGCGCTCGCGCAGGCCGAAGCACTCGAGAACCCCGGTACCGTCTCGGCCGTCCAGGACCGCCTGTACCGGCTCAACCATGAGTTGACGCTGGGGGTGGGCGCGCTCCCGGCGGATGCCTTCTACAAGGGCTACTTCGCGGCGCTCGGCTACACCTACCACTTCTCCGACAGCTTCGCGTGGCAGGTGGGCCGCGGCGCCTACAGCTACAACGTGGAGACGGGCCTGCGCCGCCAGCTCGAGCGCGACTTCGGCGTGGCCCCCACCTCCAACGCCTTCGAGGACGAGGTGCAGTGGATGGTGGGCTCGGACGTGGTGTGGAGCCCCTTCTACGGAAAGACGGCCTTCCTCAACAGCCGCGTGCTGCACTTCGAGGCCTTCGTGCTCGCCGGCGCCACCGTCTTCAAGCTCAACCGGGACGATGGCTTCCGGCCCGCCGCCAACATCGGCCTGGGGCTGAGGCTCTTCACCTCCCAGCACATCTCCTTCCGGCTTGATGTGACGAACAACGTCCTGTTCGCGGGCGCCTCGCGCATCGTCAACGTCCCCACCGTCCAGCTCGCCACCGCATTCAACTTCGGCGCCACGGAATGA